A single genomic interval of Nostoc commune NIES-4072 harbors:
- a CDS encoding SDR family NAD(P)-dependent oxidoreductase, producing the protein MNQISESRQKKTALITGAASGIGYQLTQIFARHSYNLVLVDKNEQKLTEILDEFPQKFGIFVKIFAQDLSIPTSPEEIFTELQQASIKIDVLINNAGFGTYGEFNETDLTTELKMLQVNIVSLTHLTKLLLKDMVKQNYGKILNVASSAAFQPGPLRAVYFATEAYVLSFSEAIANELEGTGVSVTVLCPGLTASEFQQPSAMEDSKIPNVNRMMDMQTLAKIGYRGLMKNKTVIVPGMRNKLLTESVRFTPRNLVTKVVRSIHELKKNR; encoded by the coding sequence ATGAATCAAATATCTGAAAGTCGGCAAAAAAAAACTGCTCTAATTACAGGAGCGGCTAGTGGAATAGGCTATCAATTAACCCAGATTTTTGCTCGTCATAGTTATAATCTTGTGTTAGTAGATAAAAATGAACAAAAGCTTACTGAAATTCTAGATGAATTTCCGCAAAAGTTTGGCATTTTTGTGAAAATTTTTGCTCAGGATTTATCTATTCCAACATCTCCAGAAGAAATTTTCACAGAACTACAGCAAGCATCGATAAAAATTGATGTGCTGATTAACAATGCTGGCTTTGGTACTTATGGAGAATTTAATGAAACAGACCTCACCACTGAACTGAAAATGCTCCAGGTAAATATAGTGAGCCTGACTCATTTAACTAAGTTACTGCTCAAGGATATGGTAAAGCAAAATTATGGAAAAATATTAAATGTGGCCTCATCTGCTGCTTTTCAACCAGGGCCTCTAAGGGCAGTTTATTTTGCTACTGAAGCCTATGTATTATCATTTTCTGAAGCGATCGCTAATGAATTAGAGGGCACAGGTGTCAGCGTGACTGTTCTTTGTCCAGGGCTAACAGCATCGGAATTTCAACAACCATCAGCAATGGAAGATTCAAAGATTCCTAACGTTAACAGAATGATGGATATGCAAACCCTTGCTAAGATTGGTTATCGGGGCTTAATGAAAAACAAAACTGTTATCGTTCCTGGTATGAGAAATAAGCTATTGACTGAAAGCGTAAGATTTACACCCAGAAATTTAGTAACAAAGGTCGTGAGAAGTATACACGAACTCAAAAAAAATAGGTAA